Proteins from a genomic interval of Verrucomicrobiota bacterium:
- a CDS encoding glycine--tRNA ligase has translation MDNIVALCKRRGFIFQSSEIYGGLNGAWDYGPLGAQLKKNIKDHWWKTHTQLRDDILGMDGSILMNRAVWQATGHESTFSDPMVDCLLTNQRMRADQIDPQSGTVYSFTGAKSDELSLEKKMKYSVLVKTGEDANKARKTAKKFYAKDLKDPNNFKSIELLGETKEEVKDSTQYNPENGSLLTEPREFNLMFKTFIGPTDDNSSLTYLRPETAQSMFVQFKNVLDTSRKKLPFGIAQIGKAFRNEINPRNFTFRSREFEQMEIEFFVKPGSGLEWCEHWLEERLKWYESIGIPRSKIHILDVPDNERAFYSKKTYDLEYEFPFGIQELEGIAYRTDYDLSCHQKSSGKPLEYFDEETKEKYIAHVVEPSAGVDRTALAVICEAYTEEQITDEKGKTEVRTVLRLTPSIAPIKVGVFPLLKNKPELVAKAKEVEKLLRPHMSTFYDESGAIGRRYRRQDEIGTPFCVTIDFETLEGLEEEGKLEGPKNTITLRHRDSMKQERLPIDALVEKLLPQLQ, from the coding sequence ATGGACAATATTGTAGCTCTTTGTAAGAGAAGAGGCTTTATCTTTCAATCTTCCGAAATCTATGGGGGTCTAAACGGAGCCTGGGATTATGGCCCTCTTGGCGCGCAGCTCAAGAAGAACATTAAAGATCATTGGTGGAAAACGCACACACAACTGAGGGATGATATTCTGGGCATGGATGGTTCTATCCTCATGAATCGAGCTGTCTGGCAAGCTACGGGTCACGAATCTACCTTTTCCGACCCTATGGTGGACTGCTTGCTGACCAATCAGCGCATGCGTGCTGACCAGATAGACCCTCAATCTGGCACAGTCTATTCCTTTACTGGCGCAAAGTCAGATGAACTTAGTCTTGAAAAGAAAATGAAGTACTCTGTTCTAGTGAAAACGGGTGAAGATGCTAATAAAGCACGCAAAACCGCTAAAAAGTTCTATGCCAAAGACCTTAAAGACCCCAACAATTTCAAATCTATCGAGCTACTTGGTGAAACTAAGGAAGAAGTTAAGGACAGCACTCAATACAATCCCGAAAACGGCAGTTTGCTGACGGAGCCTCGTGAGTTCAATCTCATGTTCAAAACATTTATAGGGCCAACGGATGACAATTCTAGCCTCACTTACTTGCGCCCTGAAACGGCTCAGTCAATGTTTGTGCAATTTAAAAATGTTCTAGACACCTCTCGTAAGAAACTTCCCTTTGGTATTGCCCAAATCGGAAAAGCATTTCGCAATGAAATCAATCCGCGCAATTTTACCTTCCGTTCAAGAGAATTCGAACAGATGGAAATAGAATTCTTTGTCAAGCCAGGAAGTGGACTTGAGTGGTGCGAACACTGGCTAGAAGAACGCTTAAAGTGGTATGAGAGTATTGGCATACCACGCAGCAAAATACACATATTAGATGTGCCTGATAATGAGAGAGCATTTTATTCTAAGAAAACTTATGACCTGGAGTATGAATTTCCTTTTGGTATACAAGAATTAGAAGGTATTGCATATCGCACAGATTATGACCTCTCCTGTCACCAAAAATCTTCTGGCAAACCACTAGAGTATTTCGACGAAGAAACCAAAGAAAAGTATATTGCTCATGTAGTAGAGCCAAGTGCTGGCGTTGACAGAACTGCACTTGCGGTTATTTGCGAAGCCTATACCGAAGAACAAATAACCGACGAAAAAGGTAAAACCGAAGTTCGCACGGTTCTTCGACTCACTCCAAGTATCGCTCCAATTAAAGTAGGCGTTTTCCCCCTCCTAAAAAATAAACCCGAACTAGTAGCCAAGGCCAAAGAAGTAGAAAAGCTTCTTAGACCTCATATGAGCACCTTTTATGACGAGAGTGGGGCAATAGGCAGAAGATACAGAAGGCAAGACGAAATAGGCACTCCTTTTTGTGTAACCATCGATTTTGAAACCCTTGAAGGCTTGGAAGAAGAAGGTAAACTGGAAGGCCCAAAGAATACCATTACCTTAAGGCATCGTGATAGCATGAAACAGGAGCGGCTGCCAATAGATGCCCTTGTAGAAAAGCTTCTTCCTCAACTTCAGTAA
- the larB gene encoding nickel pincer cofactor biosynthesis protein LarB, whose protein sequence is MKPEGTENKETVPKSANEIPFATVDLERAKRCGSPEVIFGQGKSSKHIAAISKKLLEANQPVLITRVGKDTYKSLIKKCPKAVFHEAARCITIQTSKKSAANTSNSLKPIICIAAAGTSDLPVAEEAAVTAAFYGNEVTRVYDVGIAGVHRILSKQDVLSSAQVIIAVAGMEGALPSVIAGLVKIPVIAVPTSIGYGTHFGGLAALLGMLNSCGSGVTVVNIDNGFGAAYAANQITSLINK, encoded by the coding sequence ATGAAACCCGAGGGAACCGAGAATAAAGAGACTGTACCAAAATCAGCAAACGAAATTCCCTTTGCCACAGTCGACTTAGAGAGAGCTAAGAGATGTGGTTCGCCAGAGGTTATTTTTGGGCAAGGTAAAAGTTCTAAACATATTGCCGCTATTTCTAAAAAGCTTTTAGAAGCGAACCAGCCAGTCTTGATCACCCGTGTAGGTAAAGATACTTACAAATCTCTCATTAAGAAATGCCCCAAAGCAGTGTTTCATGAAGCTGCTCGTTGCATAACAATTCAGACTTCTAAGAAATCAGCAGCGAACACATCAAACTCATTAAAGCCGATTATTTGTATTGCTGCTGCTGGTACTTCGGACCTTCCAGTTGCCGAGGAGGCGGCAGTGACTGCAGCTTTTTATGGAAATGAAGTAACGCGTGTCTACGATGTAGGCATAGCAGGAGTTCACCGGATTTTATCTAAGCAAGATGTACTAAGTTCAGCACAAGTTATTATAGCGGTTGCGGGTATGGAGGGTGCTCTCCCCAGCGTTATAGCTGGCCTTGTAAAAATACCTGTTATCGCAGTGCCTACTAGCATAGGCTACGGTACTCATTTTGGAGGCCTTGCCGCATTGTTGGGCATGCTGAATTCTTGTGGCTCTGGGGTAACAGTTGTAAACATAGACAACGGCTTCGGAGCGGCCTATGCGGCTAACCAAATTACCTCTCTTATAAATAAGTAG
- a CDS encoding sugar phosphate nucleotidyltransferase, with protein MTSTRSNLYVFVMAGGSGERFWPLSRTTTPKHLLKLFSEQSLLQQTVARLENLVSKNQTFILINEAQRENTVSDLSSCLDEKQIICEPAKRDTAPAASLATALAFAQNKEAVVVLLPADQLIKNIRAFQSNINDAAKIAENSEALITLGIPPTFASTGFGYLEKGEILPIGPEGTSFFNVSRFVEKPNKSEAEMYFDSGKFQWNAGIFVWKAQSFLKIAEEHQTELANFIKAFPQDNVASYLDKNFSNLPKISVDYAIMEKASEVIMGQADFDWDDVGAWNALTPHLPKDENENVSRGLTATHDSKGNILFSTGRTIAACGIENMIVVETPDAVLICPKDRAQEVKKILPSLPDSVL; from the coding sequence ATGACTTCAACACGTTCCAATCTATATGTCTTCGTGATGGCTGGTGGGTCTGGAGAGCGTTTCTGGCCACTATCCCGTACAACAACTCCCAAGCATTTATTAAAACTTTTTTCTGAGCAAAGCCTTCTGCAGCAAACAGTTGCTCGGCTAGAAAATCTTGTCTCTAAAAACCAAACCTTCATTCTCATTAATGAGGCACAAAGAGAGAATACGGTTTCAGATTTATCTTCCTGTTTAGATGAAAAACAAATCATCTGTGAGCCTGCCAAACGCGATACAGCCCCAGCAGCCAGCTTAGCCACGGCACTAGCATTCGCACAAAATAAAGAGGCAGTCGTTGTTCTTCTACCTGCTGACCAACTTATTAAAAATATCCGTGCTTTTCAGAGTAATATTAATGACGCAGCAAAAATTGCTGAAAATTCAGAAGCACTCATTACTCTGGGGATTCCTCCAACGTTTGCGTCTACTGGCTTTGGTTATTTAGAGAAAGGGGAGATTCTACCCATAGGACCAGAGGGCACATCCTTCTTTAATGTTTCACGGTTTGTCGAGAAACCTAATAAATCCGAAGCGGAGATGTATTTTGATTCCGGAAAGTTTCAATGGAATGCAGGTATTTTTGTTTGGAAAGCACAGTCCTTTTTAAAGATAGCAGAGGAACACCAAACGGAACTAGCAAATTTCATAAAAGCTTTTCCTCAAGACAATGTCGCCTCTTATCTTGATAAGAATTTCTCCAATTTGCCGAAAATCTCTGTAGATTATGCTATCATGGAAAAAGCCTCTGAAGTTATCATGGGGCAGGCTGACTTCGACTGGGATGACGTTGGCGCATGGAATGCACTTACACCTCATTTGCCTAAGGATGAAAATGAAAACGTCTCTAGAGGGTTAACGGCTACCCACGACTCTAAAGGCAACATTCTTTTTTCTACTGGAAGGACTATAGCTGCCTGCGGGATAGAGAATATGATTGTTGTGGAAACACCAGACGCAGTTCTTATATGCCCTAAAGATAGAGCCCAGGAAGTAAAAAAAATACTACCCAGCTTGCCCGATAGCGTGTTATGA
- a CDS encoding SUMF1/EgtB/PvdO family nonheme iron enzyme translates to MSIPVFIATPDHDFANFVEAAVAASQFDANIYRITDVNLIQVTISEHESGVVLSDIIWEGNDLSGYIHALQSNYFNFGWGIISPSDISGHLPPFFPMQAATGILNPERLISLLYTLGEDLREQIFGQYQLAAFALQNHLGRTYIAHHKEITREVWVTVAPPVTYIDHNRLFRMTAATLARNSHPAVYSVYEQGDIEGRPFLASEPVVDPSLAQLADQGNTLDSRYIVRIVKVVTTVLQHLYYNQIHTQPITPYLVTFSSQGVVKVANTAIPEEEAQGEEGVPEQLLRLAEMTYPLFSPEAHNNSKLSQLYYALQSPHASLDSIYQQSLALDVELAPVTYTPERKEAIQAQIAVKKAKNKAWIVFGSLLLVLTVASIAIIIHLLDHFLPSTGSDYSKNMRRIEEGEAIVHRKNEKIPVKAFLIDEYEVTIGMYEKFLAEHAKTPPAEFLKGIPGIENKTASFVPKDWKLIQRRVNSATQKYRSERITRNTPVFNVDFYDAVAYAKWAGKRLPTEFEWQVAASGPNNYAVPWRNIQGSPSLDDYAKTNTGKDVNDDPRGRFKARGVDGFRGPAAVEELQEDVSFYGVKGMAGNVAEWVILSSKHPEKSNDNNMQGVRGGHYDDDRLKANQFRQIRNSYDRLNWLGFRCARNINSDNP, encoded by the coding sequence TTGTCTATCCCTGTATTTATAGCAACCCCGGATCACGATTTTGCGAATTTCGTGGAAGCTGCCGTGGCTGCATCACAGTTTGATGCCAACATATATAGAATTACAGACGTTAATTTAATCCAAGTCACCATCTCCGAACATGAGTCAGGCGTCGTCTTGTCAGATATTATATGGGAAGGTAATGATCTATCAGGTTACATTCATGCGCTACAGTCCAATTACTTTAATTTTGGCTGGGGTATTATAAGTCCGAGCGATATTTCTGGCCACCTCCCACCGTTTTTCCCCATGCAGGCAGCGACAGGTATTCTCAACCCAGAAAGACTGATTAGTTTGTTGTACACATTGGGTGAAGACCTGCGAGAACAAATTTTCGGTCAATATCAACTCGCAGCTTTTGCCTTACAAAATCATCTTGGACGAACCTATATAGCCCATCATAAGGAAATCACTAGAGAAGTATGGGTGACAGTAGCACCCCCAGTTACATATATCGACCATAATAGGCTTTTTAGAATGACTGCAGCCACACTAGCCAGAAATAGTCATCCAGCTGTCTACAGTGTATACGAACAAGGTGATATTGAAGGTCGGCCGTTTTTAGCATCTGAACCAGTAGTAGACCCAAGTCTGGCTCAATTAGCAGATCAAGGCAATACCTTAGATAGTCGCTATATTGTGCGTATTGTTAAGGTAGTCACTACAGTGCTACAGCATCTGTACTATAACCAGATACACACGCAACCCATTACACCTTATCTGGTTACTTTTTCTTCTCAGGGAGTAGTCAAAGTAGCTAATACAGCAATCCCTGAGGAAGAAGCTCAAGGTGAGGAAGGTGTTCCTGAACAGTTATTGCGTTTAGCCGAAATGACCTATCCGTTATTTAGCCCCGAAGCACACAATAATAGTAAGCTATCACAGCTTTACTATGCGCTTCAAAGTCCACATGCATCTTTAGATAGTATTTATCAGCAATCACTGGCGCTTGATGTTGAATTGGCCCCTGTCACATATACCCCTGAAAGAAAAGAAGCAATCCAAGCTCAAATAGCAGTGAAAAAAGCAAAGAATAAGGCCTGGATAGTCTTCGGGAGTCTGCTCTTAGTCTTAACGGTCGCAAGCATTGCTATCATCATCCATCTACTCGATCACTTCTTGCCTTCTACTGGAAGTGACTATTCAAAGAACATGCGGAGAATAGAGGAGGGCGAGGCCATTGTTCATAGGAAAAACGAAAAGATACCCGTTAAGGCTTTTCTCATAGATGAGTACGAGGTGACTATAGGAATGTACGAGAAATTTCTGGCAGAGCACGCTAAAACACCTCCAGCCGAATTCCTAAAAGGTATCCCGGGTATAGAAAACAAAACGGCTTCTTTCGTTCCGAAAGATTGGAAATTGATTCAGCGACGTGTGAACAGTGCTACACAAAAATACCGTAGCGAGCGAATTACTCGCAATACTCCCGTATTCAACGTTGATTTCTATGATGCTGTAGCATATGCCAAATGGGCAGGAAAGCGCTTGCCGACAGAATTTGAATGGCAAGTAGCAGCTTCCGGCCCCAACAATTACGCTGTTCCATGGCGCAATATTCAAGGCAGTCCTAGTCTCGATGACTACGCTAAAACAAATACAGGCAAAGATGTAAATGATGATCCACGAGGCAGGTTTAAAGCGAGGGGTGTTGATGGATTTCGAGGGCCGGCTGCTGTAGAAGAGTTACAGGAGGATGTTAGTTTTTACGGAGTGAAGGGGATGGCCGGCAATGTTGCCGAATGGGTGATCCTAAGTTCCAAACACCCTGAAAAAAGCAATGATAATAATATGCAAGGAGTGCGAGGAGGGCATTATGATGACGATAGGCTCAAAGCGAATCAATTTCGGCAAATAAGGAACAGCTATGATCGACTAAATTGGTTAGGTTTCCGCTGTGCGCGTAATATTAACAGCGATAACCCTTGA
- a CDS encoding Dabb family protein: MTRLSITEHLMCKQRLGDEKLQILIYILSFMITHVVLFWINKSDTEGREKLLEGVNKLLAKIPQVQNLDYGSPVPSDRAVVDDSFSVAVSMSFTNQVEADAYQTHPFHIQFVNEYVQPYAKRFVIYDWA, translated from the coding sequence TTGACTAGACTTTCTATTACTGAGCACTTAATGTGTAAACAGCGGCTTGGTGATGAGAAATTACAAATACTGATTTATATTTTGTCTTTTATGATTACTCATGTCGTACTTTTTTGGATTAACAAATCCGATACTGAAGGCCGAGAAAAGCTTCTTGAGGGTGTAAATAAGCTATTGGCTAAGATCCCCCAGGTCCAAAACCTAGACTATGGATCTCCCGTGCCCAGCGACAGAGCGGTAGTCGACGATTCCTTCTCAGTTGCAGTTTCTATGTCATTTACCAATCAGGTTGAGGCCGATGCCTACCAAACGCATCCCTTTCATATACAATTTGTCAACGAGTATGTGCAACCCTACGCCAAGCGCTTTGTTATATATGACTGGGCCTAG
- a CDS encoding serine/threonine-protein kinase has product MSGPEPGSMLANRYEVVRKLGAGGLGEVFECLDIAKNRRVAVKRLHQSGEELGYSSDTTVNEARTLASLRHPNILKIYDLAWDQGKIIIVMELVEGKTLSSIVKERPLTLSEFIALATQILEGVGAAHRRGLLHLDIKPANIMLEPIANSPFKVKLLDFGLAQIRNQAPIRTNDGSIMGSIYFIAPEQLHAEPLSERTDIYAVGHVFYNALCGRVAFPYRNFEDVIQAQLHKDPKHLAELCPDVSVDLCNWIHWFLEKDTDSRPRSTQDALRELTKIITTFEVHKVEYNLPSNVMPQAEELETPKKGLDSVKSFIKDRFKTLSNDRSV; this is encoded by the coding sequence ATGAGTGGACCCGAACCAGGTAGTATGCTTGCTAATCGTTACGAGGTTGTTCGTAAGCTGGGAGCAGGAGGGCTGGGTGAGGTATTTGAATGCCTTGATATAGCTAAGAATAGACGTGTGGCTGTAAAAAGACTTCACCAATCTGGTGAAGAACTTGGGTATTCTTCAGACACAACAGTTAATGAGGCCAGAACATTAGCGAGCCTTCGCCATCCCAATATTTTGAAGATCTATGATTTAGCTTGGGACCAGGGAAAAATCATCATTGTCATGGAACTGGTAGAGGGTAAAACGCTGTCTAGCATCGTTAAGGAGCGCCCACTAACCCTTAGTGAGTTTATTGCCTTAGCTACCCAAATTTTGGAGGGTGTAGGAGCGGCGCATCGAAGAGGGCTTCTGCATCTAGATATCAAACCTGCAAACATCATGCTAGAACCCATAGCCAACTCACCATTTAAGGTTAAGCTGTTGGACTTTGGGCTTGCTCAAATTAGAAACCAAGCACCTATCCGAACAAACGACGGATCCATCATGGGGTCTATTTACTTCATTGCACCTGAGCAGCTCCACGCTGAACCTTTATCTGAGCGAACGGATATTTATGCAGTAGGTCATGTCTTTTATAATGCACTCTGTGGGCGAGTCGCCTTCCCTTATCGGAATTTTGAAGATGTCATACAGGCGCAACTTCATAAAGACCCCAAACACCTTGCCGAACTATGCCCTGATGTTTCCGTAGATTTGTGTAACTGGATTCATTGGTTTCTGGAAAAAGATACGGACTCTCGACCTCGATCCACGCAAGATGCACTGCGCGAATTGACCAAAATTATTACTACCTTTGAAGTCCATAAAGTAGAATACAACTTGCCGAGTAATGTCATGCCTCAGGCAGAAGAACTAGAAACGCCTAAAAAAGGCCTCGACTCTGTAAAAAGTTTCATCAAAGATCGATTTAAAACATTATCTAATGATCGCTCTGTATAA
- a CDS encoding flagellar hook basal-body protein, which translates to MIGALHSAVSGMQVERTRLNVASNNIANATTPGFRSSDVVSGEAASSGFGARITGTQSNFNQGPMQMTGVPTDLAISGRGFFTVEKGDGSVAFTRDGSFSPDAEGTLKNQSGDTLLLEGRVAGKFPPDLEAFTIASNGQIRGINTQGQEVVLGTVTLAMFANEEGLQREGEGRFTETEASGPASEGAPLENGRGSLVSGALEMSNVDYVNELVESFTALNSFEANVKTVQTASDMLEKVTSL; encoded by the coding sequence ATGATTGGCGCATTACATTCTGCAGTCAGTGGGATGCAAGTTGAACGCACACGTTTGAACGTGGCCTCCAACAATATCGCCAATGCCACGACCCCTGGCTTTAGGAGCTCTGATGTCGTATCCGGTGAAGCTGCAAGTAGCGGTTTCGGTGCTCGAATCACTGGTACTCAGAGTAACTTTAACCAAGGGCCTATGCAGATGACTGGAGTCCCTACAGACCTTGCCATTAGTGGTAGAGGATTTTTCACTGTAGAAAAAGGCGATGGAAGTGTTGCCTTTACTCGTGATGGATCTTTTAGCCCAGATGCGGAAGGCACTTTAAAAAATCAAAGCGGGGACACTTTGCTATTAGAGGGAAGAGTCGCGGGTAAATTTCCACCTGACTTAGAGGCATTTACCATTGCCTCTAATGGGCAAATCCGCGGGATCAATACTCAAGGGCAAGAAGTTGTCTTGGGCACCGTTACCCTTGCTATGTTTGCCAATGAAGAAGGCTTACAAAGAGAAGGGGAAGGTCGTTTCACAGAAACTGAGGCTTCTGGACCAGCCTCAGAAGGAGCACCATTAGAAAACGGGCGCGGCAGTCTAGTAAGCGGTGCATTGGAGATGTCCAATGTGGATTATGTCAATGAGTTGGTAGAGTCATTTACGGCTCTGAACAGCTTTGAAGCAAACGTGAAGACTGTGCAAACGGCAAGTGATATGTTGGAAAAGGTAACTTCTCTGTAA
- a CDS encoding FKBP-type peptidyl-prolyl cis-trans isomerase: MKISLVAFFFAGILFSSNLFAQNEATKNLMAGRDFLEENVKRKEVKVTSSGLQYEVLNRGEGTKSPRKSDRVAINYRGTLLDGTTFDRTTLGRPAIIKLSGVIKGWKEALTRMVEGDKWKIYVPHKLGYGGLGSPPRIGPNATLVFEIELLKINP, translated from the coding sequence ATGAAGATATCTTTAGTAGCGTTCTTTTTCGCAGGCATCCTTTTTAGCTCGAATTTATTTGCTCAAAATGAGGCCACGAAAAACCTCATGGCAGGCAGAGATTTTTTAGAAGAAAATGTTAAGCGAAAAGAAGTAAAGGTCACATCCAGCGGCTTACAATACGAAGTTCTGAATCGGGGCGAAGGTACTAAGTCTCCAAGAAAATCAGATCGTGTCGCCATTAACTATCGTGGCACCTTGTTGGATGGCACAACCTTTGACCGCACCACGCTTGGTCGACCGGCTATTATTAAGCTAAGTGGTGTTATTAAAGGCTGGAAAGAAGCTCTCACTAGAATGGTGGAAGGAGACAAGTGGAAAATCTATGTGCCTCACAAACTCGGCTACGGTGGGCTAGGTTCACCTCCGCGGATTGGACCGAATGCTACCCTAGTATTTGAGATAGAATTACTAAAAATTAACCCTTAG